The following are from one region of the Planctomonas sp. JC2975 genome:
- a CDS encoding ABC transporter permease subunit: MTTARIGATPGKVSSTIVLIIAGILFILPIGAMLLFTFRVSGSPGEFTLVHYTAIFDPSQELTYDQLFEGIANSLVICLITVAIVLLVLLPTMVLVELRYPRMRRAIEFVCLLPITVPTVVLVVGFVPVYQVVAGVFGSVPWTLSLAIGIIVLPYAYRPIQANIAALDVVVLGEAARSLGAGWISVLGRVILPNLRRGILSACFLTIAVVLGEFTIASFLNQTTFQTALFLLQQTDPYVAAIFAVFALVFAFVLLLVIGRIGTFRRTRRSAR; the protein is encoded by the coding sequence ATGACAACGGCCCGCATCGGAGCGACACCGGGCAAGGTGTCCAGCACGATCGTGCTGATCATCGCCGGCATCCTCTTCATCCTGCCGATCGGCGCGATGCTCCTCTTCACGTTCCGCGTCTCCGGCAGCCCTGGCGAGTTCACGCTCGTGCACTACACGGCGATCTTCGATCCAAGCCAGGAGCTCACCTACGACCAGCTTTTCGAGGGCATCGCCAACTCGCTGGTGATCTGCCTCATCACGGTGGCCATCGTGCTGCTCGTGCTGCTGCCGACCATGGTGCTCGTCGAGCTGCGGTATCCGCGGATGCGCCGGGCCATCGAGTTCGTCTGCCTGCTTCCGATCACCGTCCCGACCGTCGTGCTCGTCGTCGGATTCGTTCCGGTCTACCAGGTCGTGGCCGGAGTCTTCGGCAGCGTCCCCTGGACGTTGTCGCTCGCGATCGGGATCATCGTGCTCCCCTACGCATACCGGCCCATCCAGGCGAACATCGCGGCCCTCGACGTCGTCGTTCTGGGTGAGGCCGCCCGGTCGCTCGGCGCCGGATGGATCTCCGTGCTCGGACGGGTCATCCTTCCCAATCTCCGGCGCGGCATCCTGTCCGCCTGCTTCCTCACCATCGCGGTCGTGCTCGGCGAGTTCACGATCGCCTCGTTCCTGAACCAGACCACCTTCCAGACCGCGCTGTTCCTGCTGCAGCAGACCGATCCCTACGTCGCGGCGATCTTCGCCGTGTTCGCGCTGGTGTTCGCGTTCGTGCTGCTGCTCGTGATCGGCCGGATCGGCACCTTCCGTCGCACCAGAAGGAGCGCACGATGA
- a CDS encoding ABC transporter permease subunit has translation MTAASTEIATATSTTGAGTLRSRRRGAGWLGFTPFAIYVLLFLAVPTVYAVASGFFTDAGTFTFANLAAFANPTIIGDFVNSFWVSAVVALVGAVVGAVLCWALLGAKPTGTLRTVVDSASSVLAQFGGIMLAFAFIALMGLQGVMTLFLKQTFGFDINSHGPLLYQVGGLVFPYLYFSIPLMVITFMPAMEGLKQQWGEAAATLGASRFTYWWRVAFPILAPAFWGSTILLFANAFSSFATAAALIDQGGIVPLAIKQQLTSETIVGVSNTAGVLALGMIVVMVVVMAAYSALQRRARRWER, from the coding sequence ATGACCGCCGCATCCACTGAGATCGCGACGGCCACCAGCACCACCGGCGCCGGGACCCTGAGGTCCCGGCGCCGCGGGGCAGGGTGGCTGGGCTTCACGCCGTTCGCGATCTACGTCCTGTTGTTCCTGGCCGTCCCAACGGTCTATGCCGTTGCCAGCGGATTCTTCACCGACGCCGGGACCTTCACCTTCGCGAACCTCGCCGCGTTCGCCAACCCGACGATCATCGGCGACTTCGTGAACTCGTTCTGGGTGTCGGCCGTCGTCGCACTCGTCGGCGCGGTCGTCGGAGCCGTGCTGTGCTGGGCGCTGCTCGGCGCGAAGCCGACCGGGACGCTCCGCACCGTCGTGGATTCGGCCTCCAGCGTGCTCGCCCAATTCGGCGGCATCATGCTGGCGTTCGCGTTCATCGCGCTGATGGGCCTGCAGGGCGTGATGACCCTGTTCTTGAAGCAGACGTTCGGCTTCGACATCAACAGCCACGGCCCCCTGCTCTACCAGGTCGGGGGTCTCGTCTTCCCGTACCTCTACTTCTCGATCCCTCTCATGGTGATCACGTTCATGCCCGCCATGGAGGGCCTCAAGCAGCAGTGGGGCGAGGCGGCCGCAACCCTCGGGGCGTCCAGATTCACGTACTGGTGGCGGGTCGCGTTCCCGATCCTCGCTCCGGCGTTCTGGGGCTCGACGATCCTGCTCTTCGCGAATGCGTTCTCCTCGTTCGCGACGGCGGCCGCCCTCATCGACCAGGGAGGCATCGTTCCGTTGGCGATCAAGCAGCAGCTGACCAGCGAGACCATCGTCGGCGTCTCCAACACTGCCGGCGTACTCGCTCTCGGCATGATCGTCGTGATGGTCGTGGTGATGGCCGCGTACTCGGCGCTGCAGCGCAGGGCACGGAGGTGGGAGCGATGA
- a CDS encoding ABC transporter substrate-binding protein, translating to MEEHATTRGAGSRVARRLAIAGTMAAVVAVALTACSGGANTADAANAKTLTSAQAQKATSAEAFGGMAGLVAAANAEGHLNVITLPPSWANYGKIIAGFEKKYPKIKINSENPNGSSADEVSAATSQKGQTTAPDVFDIGTAVLDQNLDLMADYKVATWSDLPADFKDPKGKWYYDYTGLMSVGYDSKVIKTAPKKLSDLLGADYKGKVAIKGDPTQANEAASAVYWADLQSGGKADDIQPGIDFFGKLKQAGNFLSVLPTQATVNSGETPVVIQWSYNNLAWGPAGGSAGNPNWKTVVLPGTALGSYYNQAINADAPNPAAARLWEEYIYSPEVQNLYLASGAYPATLQAMISKKTVDEGTLKTVGEPPKSFVQLTADQATAAGTLLSSKWSSTVG from the coding sequence ATGGAAGAACACGCGACCACCCGCGGAGCGGGCTCGCGAGTCGCTCGCCGGCTCGCCATCGCCGGCACGATGGCTGCCGTCGTCGCCGTGGCCCTGACCGCCTGCTCCGGCGGAGCGAACACGGCCGACGCCGCTAACGCCAAGACGCTCACCTCAGCGCAGGCCCAGAAGGCGACCAGCGCCGAGGCGTTCGGCGGAATGGCCGGCCTCGTCGCCGCAGCCAACGCCGAGGGCCACCTCAACGTGATCACCCTGCCGCCGTCGTGGGCCAACTACGGCAAGATCATCGCCGGCTTCGAGAAGAAGTACCCGAAGATCAAGATCAACTCGGAGAACCCGAACGGGTCGAGCGCCGACGAGGTCTCCGCAGCCACGTCGCAGAAGGGGCAGACCACTGCACCGGACGTCTTCGACATCGGCACCGCTGTGCTCGACCAGAACCTCGACCTGATGGCCGACTACAAGGTGGCGACCTGGTCGGACCTGCCGGCGGACTTCAAGGATCCCAAGGGCAAGTGGTACTACGACTACACGGGCCTGATGTCGGTCGGCTACGACTCGAAGGTCATCAAGACGGCGCCGAAGAAGCTCAGCGATCTGCTGGGCGCCGACTACAAGGGAAAGGTCGCCATCAAGGGCGACCCGACCCAGGCGAACGAGGCGGCGAGCGCCGTCTACTGGGCCGACCTGCAGTCGGGCGGCAAGGCCGACGACATCCAGCCGGGCATCGACTTCTTCGGCAAGCTCAAGCAGGCGGGCAACTTCCTGTCGGTGCTGCCGACCCAGGCGACCGTCAACTCGGGCGAGACCCCGGTGGTCATCCAGTGGAGCTACAACAACCTGGCGTGGGGTCCCGCCGGCGGATCGGCCGGCAACCCCAACTGGAAGACCGTCGTGCTCCCGGGAACGGCTCTGGGCAGCTACTACAACCAGGCGATCAACGCGGACGCGCCGAACCCGGCAGCCGCTCGCCTCTGGGAGGAGTACATCTACAGTCCAGAGGTGCAGAACCTGTACCTGGCATCCGGCGCCTACCCGGCGACGCTGCAGGCGATGATCTCGAAGAAGACCGTTGACGAGGGCACCCTGAAGACGGTCGGCGAACCGCCGAAGAGCTTCGTGCAGCTCACTGCCGACCAGGCGACCGCGGCCGGGACCCTGCTGTCGTCCAAGTGGTCGTCCACCGTCGGCTGA
- a CDS encoding TIGR03364 family FAD-dependent oxidoreductase produces MSPHHSPADRHLDRADAAHLDAIEDDSRHVDLLVVGAGIIGLAHAWHAARRGMSVLVIERDERAVGASIRNFGHICTTAQAGLAREYALDAREEWLRVGSEAGIPVRTDGTLVLARTAAELAVLEEFAAGRDDEVRMLTPGEAASLAGFETPGLLAGAHLPNDLRVDSPDAVPALARHLADIGVQFRFGENALEVTGGFVRTTRAEYTADSVVLAVGHDVDRHYPDLAEQTGVQRCRLRMLEIDAPDGIRTAPGVFTGTSLLRYDGFASTEAAARLRAELTESDPELLEHTVNLMFTQRPDGRLVIGDTHHYATTLTPFEDEELDDLLLDRFHRLFGAEHLRVRRRWRGVYAAAQSGPFLMANPEPGVAVATVTSGIGMTTGFGLASAVLDEFVLAPHRA; encoded by the coding sequence GTGAGCCCCCATCACTCCCCCGCCGACCGACATCTCGATCGCGCTGACGCTGCGCACCTCGATGCGATCGAGGACGATTCCCGGCATGTCGACCTGCTCGTCGTGGGTGCCGGCATCATCGGGCTCGCCCACGCCTGGCACGCCGCTCGCCGCGGGATGTCCGTGCTCGTGATCGAACGCGACGAGCGCGCGGTGGGGGCCAGCATCCGCAACTTCGGGCACATCTGCACCACAGCCCAGGCGGGACTCGCGCGGGAGTACGCGCTGGATGCCCGCGAAGAGTGGTTGCGCGTCGGGTCAGAGGCGGGAATCCCGGTGCGCACGGACGGAACGCTCGTGCTGGCGCGCACGGCCGCCGAACTCGCTGTGCTGGAGGAGTTCGCCGCCGGTCGCGACGACGAGGTTCGGATGCTGACACCAGGTGAGGCCGCTTCGCTCGCGGGCTTCGAGACGCCCGGCCTCCTCGCCGGTGCACACCTGCCGAACGACCTGAGGGTCGACTCGCCCGACGCCGTGCCTGCCCTGGCCCGTCATCTGGCAGACATCGGCGTGCAGTTCAGGTTCGGGGAGAACGCCCTGGAAGTCACCGGCGGCTTCGTGCGCACCACTCGTGCCGAGTACACGGCCGACTCCGTCGTGCTCGCCGTCGGCCACGACGTCGACCGGCACTACCCGGACCTCGCGGAACAGACCGGCGTGCAGCGCTGCCGTCTGCGGATGCTGGAGATCGACGCGCCCGACGGCATCCGCACCGCACCTGGCGTGTTCACCGGGACGTCACTGCTGCGGTACGACGGCTTCGCCTCGACCGAGGCCGCGGCCCGCCTGCGCGCCGAACTGACCGAGTCAGATCCCGAGCTCCTCGAGCACACCGTGAACCTCATGTTCACCCAGCGTCCCGATGGACGCCTCGTGATCGGCGACACCCACCACTACGCCACCACGCTGACGCCGTTCGAAGACGAGGAGCTCGACGACCTGCTGCTGGATCGATTCCACCGCCTGTTCGGAGCCGAACACCTGAGGGTGCGGCGCCGTTGGCGAGGCGTTTATGCCGCCGCGCAGAGCGGCCCCTTCCTGATGGCGAACCCCGAGCCGGGCGTCGCGGTCGCCACCGTGACCAGCGGGATCGGGATGACCACGGGTTTCGGTCTCGCCAGCGCCGTACTCGACGAGTTCGTGCTCGCACCGCACCGGGCCTGA
- a CDS encoding GntR family transcriptional regulator, which yields MRVPLHELVRTSIRDRILSGDLAPGDALPSEAELCARFGASRGPIRQAMSALSAEGLIETSQGRVPTVTRAPLAQSIDDFFSFSAWVSAIGHRPGQHTIELALRRPDPVLASQLRIETDDLAVQLLRIRSIDGEPAMLERTAFVAEVGRLLFDFDTDAGSLFDYLIDRGVPLDHGEHTIDAIAADAVDSEHLHVAQGTPLLRVRRVTTSADGDVLEVSDDRYRTDRADLVVRNARTHQPQRPFVARQLTTATDRPDQGSTS from the coding sequence ATGAGGGTGCCACTCCACGAACTGGTCCGCACGTCGATCCGGGACCGGATCCTGAGCGGCGATCTCGCACCTGGCGACGCCTTGCCCAGCGAGGCGGAATTGTGCGCACGGTTCGGGGCGTCAAGAGGGCCCATCAGGCAGGCGATGTCGGCGCTGAGTGCCGAGGGCCTGATCGAGACCAGCCAGGGGAGAGTGCCGACGGTCACACGCGCACCGCTCGCCCAGTCCATCGACGACTTCTTCTCGTTCTCGGCCTGGGTGAGCGCCATCGGACACAGGCCGGGGCAGCACACCATCGAACTCGCGTTGCGCCGTCCGGATCCGGTCCTGGCCTCACAGCTCCGCATCGAAACGGATGACCTCGCTGTGCAGCTGCTGCGCATCCGCTCGATCGATGGCGAGCCCGCCATGCTGGAGCGCACGGCGTTCGTGGCCGAGGTCGGCCGACTGCTGTTCGACTTCGACACAGACGCCGGATCGCTCTTCGACTACCTGATCGACCGCGGGGTTCCGCTCGACCACGGCGAGCACACCATCGATGCGATCGCGGCGGACGCCGTCGATTCCGAGCACCTGCACGTCGCGCAGGGTACGCCGCTGCTGCGTGTTCGCAGGGTGACCACGTCGGCAGACGGCGACGTCCTGGAGGTCTCGGATGACCGCTACCGCACCGACCGCGCCGACCTCGTCGTGCGCAACGCAAGGACGCATCAGCCGCAACGGCCGTTCGTCGCCCGTCAGCTCACCACCGCAACCGACCGTCCCGACCAGGGGAGCACTTCGTGA
- a CDS encoding phosphonatase-like hydrolase, with translation MTIRLVSLDMAGTTIDEGGVVYDVLASSVANAVGRPVPSEMLAAWTGTDKREAIIGLLTDLGADPGRADEVFAAFSGRLDDAYAATPAQLFPGVRKAVRRLRKRGVKVALQTGYTRAVAEPLLVAAGWRIGEDIDALVTADDVTASRPAPYLVFRTMEATGVRSVAEVLVAGDTANDLGAGVNAGARYVVGVLTGAADAARLGRHPHTHLLPGVADIPALLQDADEFSDEG, from the coding sequence GTGACCATCAGACTCGTCTCGCTCGACATGGCAGGCACCACGATCGATGAAGGCGGTGTCGTCTACGACGTGCTCGCCTCCAGCGTCGCGAATGCTGTCGGCCGACCCGTTCCGTCCGAGATGCTCGCCGCCTGGACCGGAACGGACAAGCGCGAGGCCATCATCGGCCTGCTCACCGACCTCGGTGCCGACCCTGGGCGAGCGGACGAGGTGTTCGCCGCGTTCTCGGGCCGGCTCGACGACGCGTATGCCGCAACTCCTGCGCAGCTCTTCCCCGGCGTGCGCAAGGCCGTGCGGAGACTGCGCAAGCGCGGCGTGAAGGTCGCACTCCAGACCGGATACACGCGCGCGGTCGCCGAGCCGCTCCTGGTGGCAGCCGGGTGGCGGATCGGTGAGGACATCGACGCTCTCGTCACGGCCGATGATGTCACGGCATCCCGTCCTGCTCCCTACCTCGTGTTCCGCACCATGGAGGCGACGGGAGTGCGCAGCGTCGCTGAGGTCCTTGTCGCAGGTGATACGGCCAATGACCTCGGCGCCGGCGTGAACGCCGGGGCGCGGTACGTGGTGGGGGTGCTCACGGGTGCGGCCGACGCGGCGAGGCTGGGCAGGCATCCGCACACCCACTTGCTGCCCGGAGTCGCAGACATTCCTGCGCTGCTGCAAGATGCCGACGAGTTTTCGGACGAGGGCTGA
- a CDS encoding VOC family protein: protein MSVVLNPYLSFRDNARQAMEFYQSVFGGDLTVSTFRDFHMTEDESELDKVMHSQLTAPGGITLMGSDTPNRMEYAPGGAITVSLSGDDEPTLRRYWDGLSQGATITEPLAQAPWGDWFGMLVDRFGVAWMANISGQA, encoded by the coding sequence ATGTCCGTCGTCCTCAATCCCTATCTGAGCTTCCGCGACAACGCGCGTCAGGCGATGGAGTTCTACCAATCCGTCTTCGGCGGCGACCTCACCGTGAGCACGTTCCGCGACTTCCACATGACGGAGGACGAGAGCGAGCTCGACAAGGTCATGCACTCCCAGCTCACAGCTCCCGGCGGCATCACGCTGATGGGTTCCGACACGCCGAACCGCATGGAGTACGCGCCGGGCGGCGCGATCACCGTTTCCCTGAGCGGCGACGACGAGCCGACCCTGCGCCGCTACTGGGACGGCCTGTCTCAGGGAGCGACCATCACGGAGCCGCTCGCCCAGGCGCCGTGGGGAGACTGGTTCGGCATGCTGGTCGACCGGTTCGGCGTGGCCTGGATGGCAAACATCTCCGGCCAAGCCTGA
- the ligD gene encoding non-homologous end-joining DNA ligase, translating to MADETTLDVDGPHGPRSVRISHPGRIVYPEAGITKLDLAQYAVTVADPFLKANGDRPVSLQRFRDTIDGEQFFSKNPPRGTPSYVRDVTVVYPSKRSHPQLVLDEPAAIVWAVQMGTVVFHPWASRAGDSDDPDQLRIDLDPQPGTDFTDAVPAAIELRTVLSDAGLEAYVKTSGNRGLHVFAPIRPEHEFLEVRHAVIAAARELERRMPDAVTTAWWKEERGEKIFVDFNQANRDRTMAGAYSPRALAHAPVSCPVTWDELEGVDPRAFTVLTMPQRLADVGDPWADFGERPGGIDVLLSWWDRDVANGLGEMPFPPDFPKMPGEPPRVQPSKKVADNWDADGNRVSEG from the coding sequence ATGGCAGACGAGACCACGCTCGACGTCGACGGGCCGCACGGCCCGCGGTCGGTGCGCATCAGTCACCCGGGACGCATCGTGTACCCGGAGGCGGGGATCACCAAACTCGACCTCGCGCAGTACGCCGTCACCGTCGCGGATCCGTTCCTGAAGGCGAACGGCGACAGGCCCGTCTCGCTGCAGCGGTTCCGCGACACGATCGACGGCGAGCAGTTCTTCTCGAAGAACCCGCCGCGCGGCACGCCGTCGTACGTGCGCGACGTGACTGTCGTGTATCCGAGCAAGCGCTCGCATCCGCAACTCGTGCTGGATGAGCCGGCTGCGATCGTCTGGGCGGTGCAGATGGGCACCGTCGTCTTCCATCCGTGGGCGTCTCGCGCCGGGGATTCGGACGATCCCGACCAGTTGCGCATCGATCTCGACCCGCAGCCCGGCACCGACTTCACCGACGCCGTCCCGGCCGCCATCGAGCTCCGCACGGTGCTCTCGGATGCCGGTCTCGAGGCGTACGTCAAGACGTCCGGCAATCGCGGGCTGCACGTGTTCGCACCGATTCGCCCCGAACACGAGTTCCTGGAGGTCAGGCACGCGGTCATCGCCGCTGCCCGCGAGCTGGAACGCCGCATGCCGGATGCCGTCACCACCGCCTGGTGGAAGGAGGAGCGCGGCGAGAAGATCTTCGTCGACTTCAACCAGGCGAACCGCGACCGCACGATGGCCGGCGCATACAGCCCGCGTGCGCTCGCGCACGCACCTGTGTCGTGCCCCGTCACGTGGGACGAGCTGGAGGGAGTGGATCCGCGCGCCTTCACGGTCCTCACGATGCCTCAGCGGCTGGCGGACGTCGGCGACCCATGGGCTGACTTCGGCGAGCGCCCGGGCGGCATCGACGTGCTGTTGTCGTGGTGGGACCGCGACGTGGCGAACGGCCTCGGCGAGATGCCGTTCCCGCCCGATTTCCCGAAGATGCCGGGCGAGCCGCCACGCGTGCAGCCGAGCAAGAAGGTCGCCGACAACTGGGACGCCGACGGCAATCGAGTCAGCGAGGGGTAG
- a CDS encoding ATP-dependent DNA ligase — protein MAETLPAPMLAKAIPAVPDQDSVAGGLSYEPKWDGFRGIVAVSEPDASGDREVEIGSRGSKPLTRYFPELVAAFAAQLPHCVLDGEIVLQRGEPGSERLDWEALSQRIHPAASRIAMLSETTPAMFVAFDLLELEGDDLMDRLFAERRDALESLAADWAHPLHLCQTTTDVGLARRWLVEFEGAGLDGVVAKPLNAPYAPGKRTMLKVKHHRTADVVLLGYRVHASGHGVGSLLLGLYDADGMLRSVGGASAFSDKRRLELVDELAPLVERDADGNAVTGEGERSRFSSSKDVSFVKLRPERVLEVRYDQLEGMRFRHTVQFERWRDDREPESCRFDQLEVPAAYDLSRVLK, from the coding sequence ATGGCCGAAACACTCCCAGCACCCATGCTCGCCAAGGCGATCCCCGCCGTTCCGGATCAGGACTCGGTGGCGGGCGGTCTGTCCTACGAACCGAAGTGGGACGGCTTCCGCGGCATCGTCGCGGTGAGCGAGCCCGACGCGAGCGGTGACCGAGAAGTCGAGATCGGCAGCCGCGGATCCAAGCCGCTCACCCGGTACTTCCCCGAGCTTGTCGCCGCATTCGCCGCCCAGCTGCCGCACTGCGTGCTGGACGGGGAGATCGTGCTGCAACGCGGCGAACCCGGCTCCGAGCGGCTGGACTGGGAGGCACTGTCGCAGCGCATCCATCCGGCCGCGAGCCGCATCGCGATGCTGTCGGAGACCACACCGGCGATGTTCGTCGCGTTCGATCTGCTCGAGCTCGAGGGCGACGATCTCATGGACCGTCTGTTCGCCGAGCGACGTGACGCGTTGGAGTCGCTCGCGGCGGATTGGGCCCATCCGCTGCACCTGTGCCAGACGACAACGGATGTCGGCCTCGCCCGACGCTGGCTCGTCGAGTTCGAGGGCGCCGGGTTGGACGGCGTCGTCGCCAAGCCGCTGAACGCACCGTATGCGCCGGGCAAGAGGACCATGCTCAAGGTGAAGCACCACCGCACGGCCGATGTGGTGCTGCTCGGATACCGCGTGCACGCCAGCGGACACGGCGTCGGATCGTTGCTGCTGGGGCTCTACGACGCCGACGGAATGCTGCGTAGCGTCGGCGGGGCATCCGCGTTCAGCGACAAGCGACGACTGGAGCTCGTTGACGAACTGGCACCGCTCGTGGAACGCGACGCGGACGGCAACGCCGTCACCGGTGAAGGCGAACGCAGTCGCTTCTCCTCCAGCAAGGACGTCTCATTCGTCAAGCTGCGCCCGGAACGCGTACTCGAGGTGCGGTACGACCAGCTCGAGGGGATGCGCTTCCGCCACACCGTGCAGTTCGAGAGGTGGCGGGACGACCGCGAGCCCGAATCGTGCAGGTTCGACCAACTCGAGGTGCCGGCAGCGTACGACCTGTCACGCGTGCTGAAGTAG
- a CDS encoding AlkA N-terminal domain-containing protein has product MSDVVPHDDIVLSGRLDRDVVMRSLVNHSVPGVERIDPVAGTVTRLVRTASGVAPVAVDIRAEGVAVRGAADPETVELVREWFDLDTDLDRITRAFDPDPVLGPLVRERPAVRVIGHPDGFEAAVQTVLGQQVSLAACRTFTGRLALAYGSPGADGLIEFPDAAIVAAAELEELRAAVGIPLARARTVIALAGAFASGLRIGRSSDPGAVRAELLALPGIGPWTVDYLALRVLRDPDAYPVGDLVLRRALGGVSPAEALELGERWRPWRAYATMHLWTADAAGTSGASSVRTSGG; this is encoded by the coding sequence GTGAGCGACGTCGTTCCGCACGACGACATCGTGCTGTCCGGCAGGCTCGACCGCGACGTCGTGATGCGATCGCTCGTGAACCACAGCGTGCCGGGGGTCGAACGCATCGATCCGGTCGCCGGAACGGTCACGAGGCTGGTGCGCACGGCATCCGGCGTCGCCCCCGTCGCAGTCGACATCCGTGCGGAGGGTGTCGCCGTCCGCGGCGCGGCGGATCCGGAGACGGTCGAACTCGTCAGGGAGTGGTTCGACCTCGACACGGACCTCGATCGCATCACCAGGGCATTCGATCCCGATCCGGTGCTCGGTCCGCTGGTCCGGGAGCGGCCGGCGGTGCGCGTGATCGGGCATCCTGACGGCTTCGAGGCGGCCGTGCAGACGGTGCTCGGTCAGCAGGTGTCGCTCGCGGCGTGCCGCACGTTCACCGGACGCTTGGCCTTGGCGTACGGGTCCCCTGGAGCCGACGGGCTCATCGAGTTCCCGGATGCTGCGATCGTCGCAGCCGCAGAGCTCGAGGAGCTTCGCGCGGCGGTCGGGATCCCGCTCGCTCGGGCCCGCACGGTGATCGCCCTCGCGGGCGCGTTCGCCTCAGGGCTCCGGATCGGACGTTCCAGCGACCCCGGCGCAGTGCGGGCCGAACTGCTCGCCCTGCCGGGCATCGGACCCTGGACGGTCGACTACCTGGCGCTGCGCGTGCTGCGGGATCCCGACGCGTATCCGGTCGGCGATCTCGTGCTGCGCAGAGCGCTCGGGGGCGTCTCGCCCGCCGAGGCCCTTGAGCTCGGCGAGCGCTGGCGCCCGTGGCGCGCGTACGCCACCATGCACCTGTGGACGGCGGATGCTGCCGGCACCTCGGGTGCGTCATCCGTTCGGACATCCGGAGGCTGA
- a CDS encoding methylated-DNA--[protein]-cysteine S-methyltransferase yields MTTNDMQERLSALHDRLEREAGERGLLDVAYRYTDSPIGRLLVAATSNGIVRIAFEREGFDTVLQTLADRVSPRVLEAPLRLEKAVAELGEYFERRRTEFDLPLDHSLSRGFRGEVQRLLPTIAYGHTASYGQLADAAGRPRAFRAVGTACATNPLPVVVPCHRVLRGDGSLGGYAGGLDAKRALLQLEAAA; encoded by the coding sequence ATGACCACGAACGACATGCAGGAGCGGCTCAGCGCCCTGCACGACAGGCTGGAACGCGAGGCCGGCGAGCGCGGCCTCCTCGATGTGGCTTACCGGTACACGGACTCGCCGATCGGACGGCTGCTCGTCGCGGCCACCTCGAACGGGATCGTGCGCATAGCGTTCGAACGAGAGGGATTCGACACCGTGCTGCAGACCCTCGCCGACCGCGTGAGCCCCCGTGTGCTGGAGGCGCCGTTGCGGCTCGAGAAGGCGGTCGCCGAGCTCGGCGAATACTTCGAGCGCCGACGTACCGAGTTCGACCTGCCGCTCGACCACAGCCTCAGCCGCGGGTTCCGCGGCGAGGTGCAGCGGCTGCTGCCCACCATCGCGTACGGGCACACGGCCAGCTATGGTCAGCTCGCGGATGCCGCCGGTCGCCCCCGCGCGTTCCGTGCCGTTGGCACGGCCTGCGCCACGAACCCGCTGCCGGTGGTCGTGCCGTGCCACCGTGTGCTGCGCGGCGACGGATCCCTCGGCGGATACGCAGGCGGATTGGACGCCAAGCGCGCCCTCCTGCAGCTCGAGGCTGCGGCGTGA
- a CDS encoding sigma-70 family RNA polymerase sigma factor — MPMPFENVVHTHGGVVLRVCRSILPVHDADDAWSETFLAALDAYPRLPGDANVEAWLVTIARRKCIDLLRAKGRRPITVEELPEDRSALGIPEIAAESREESAQVARAVSTLPERQRQAVTYHYLGGLRYQEVADIIGGSTEAARRAAADGIRSLRRTMGAKR, encoded by the coding sequence ATGCCCATGCCGTTCGAGAACGTCGTGCACACGCACGGCGGCGTGGTGCTGCGCGTGTGCCGATCGATCCTGCCGGTGCACGACGCGGACGACGCGTGGTCGGAGACCTTCCTTGCGGCACTGGACGCCTATCCGCGCCTCCCCGGCGACGCGAACGTCGAGGCGTGGCTGGTGACGATCGCACGACGCAAGTGCATCGACCTGCTGCGCGCCAAGGGCAGGCGTCCGATCACCGTCGAAGAGCTGCCAGAGGATCGCAGCGCGCTCGGGATCCCCGAGATCGCGGCGGAGTCCCGCGAAGAGTCGGCGCAGGTGGCGCGAGCCGTGTCGACGCTCCCTGAGCGTCAGCGTCAGGCGGTGACCTATCACTACCTGGGCGGACTGAGGTACCAGGAGGTCGCGGACATCATCGGCGGATCGACCGAAGCGGCGAGACGTGCGGCGGCAGACGGCATCCGCTCGCTTCGGCGCACGATGGGAGCGAAGCGATGA